From the uncultured Desulfovibrio sp. genome, one window contains:
- the purE gene encoding 5-(carboxyamino)imidazole ribonucleotide mutase, translating to MPQVVILMGSKSDEEKVSPCVDVLKSLGVSCAITVSSAHRTPERTEKLVSQYEAEGTSVFICAAGMAAHLAGAVAARTTRPVIGIPVSSAALCGMDALFATVQMPPGFPVATVATDKAGARNAAWLAAQILAVSDPALNERIAEARAKMREEVEKAGDEISRKYA from the coding sequence ATGCCGCAAGTAGTCATTTTGATGGGGTCAAAGTCTGACGAAGAAAAGGTCAGCCCCTGCGTAGACGTTCTGAAAAGCCTTGGCGTGAGCTGCGCTATCACCGTCAGTTCCGCGCATCGAACCCCTGAGCGCACCGAAAAACTGGTGAGCCAGTACGAAGCCGAAGGCACGAGCGTGTTTATTTGCGCCGCAGGCATGGCCGCGCATCTGGCTGGAGCCGTGGCCGCCCGCACCACGCGCCCAGTGATTGGTATTCCTGTTTCCAGCGCCGCCCTGTGCGGTATGGACGCGCTTTTTGCCACTGTGCAGATGCCTCCCGGATTCCCGGTCGCCACCGTTGCCACCGACAAGGCTGGCGCACGTAATGCCGCATGGCTGGCCGCCCAGATTCTGGCCGTGTCCGACCCTGCGCTTAACGAACGCATTGCCGAAGCCCGCGCCAAAATGCGCGAAGAAGTGGAAAAAGCCGGGGACGAAATTAGCCGCAAATACGCCTAG